From a single Plasmodium yoelii strain 17X genome assembly, chromosome: 9 genomic region:
- a CDS encoding tRNA m(1)G methyltransferase, putative — protein MKPDENEINDFFCNLSNVIDENDVNKIVKKKKTKMEKKKEKREILKEKRKKNRPEEKKKKKHKKRIELLKILEGLNEEEQITFLKERKLLQKKKKEEKKKFLEKSYNEGYKICFNCSFLNFMGEKEMSSLAKQIFLSYHYMIKNKVPIQFHFSHLKNDDFLFLQLQQKYSLNTWKVHINAQNYWEIFEKNKIVVLSPDATEELTELNKDEVYIISALVDRSISKNLSFYQASLQNVVTKKLPLEKYIKKKKSNVLNVNTVVEILITYLQLKDWKKVFEKCLPQKKVLCFFDE, from the exons ATGAAACCAGATGAAAACGAAATAAACGACTTTTTTTGTAACCTTTCTAATGTAATAGACGAAAAtgatgttaataaaattgtgaaaaagaaaaaaacaaagatggaaaaaaaaaaggaaaaaagaGAAATTCTAAAAGAAAaacgtaaaaaaaatagaccagaagaaaagaaaaaaaaaaaacataaaaaaagaattgaattgttaaaaatattagaGGGCTTAAATGAGGAAGAacaaataacatttttaaaagaaagaaaattattacaaaaaaaaaaaaaagaagaaaaaaaaaaatttttagaaaaatcTTATAATGAaggatataaaatatgttttaactgtagctttttaaattttatggGAGAAAAAGAAATGTCAAGTTTAGCTAAACAAATTTTTCTTTCTTATCattatatgattaaaaataaagttcctatacaatttcatttttcccatttaaaaaatgatgattttttatttttacaattacAACAAAAATATTCTTTAAATACATGGAAAGTTCATATAAATGCACAAAATTATTGGgaaatttttgaaaaaaataaaattgtggTTCTATCTCCTGATGCAACAGAA gAACTAACCGAATTAAACAAAGACGAAGTGTATATAATATCTGCACTTGTTGACCGAAGCATTTCCAAG AATTTATCTTTTTATCAAGCTTCTTTGCAAAATGTAGTAACGAAAAAATTGCCTTTAGAG AAATATATCAAGAAGAAAAAAAGCAACGTTCTCAATGTCAATACTGTAGTAGAAATTCTAATAACTTATCTACAACTCAAAGATTGGAAAAAGGTTTTTGAAAAGTGTTTGCCACAAAAAAAagttttatgtttttttgaCGAATAG
- a CDS encoding proteasome 26S subunit non-ATPase translates to MLLPVRKSFYFFNIASIIAIIYALNKYNRENDGEIVKKLKNIKEWLIKEGIILYRKYRLLKIPKINKNVIINMSDKELEEKFAQACNDVKIIQGKLKFEQWIYLYGLYKQIISGDIKNDSKFSLSSNDEMVKIEQMNAWKNCYGVSKKVCKYLYVKYYNELFPKGVENLNTDANFQIDLKKNISKMKPLTDRFFGSNHSIPKSSEDSLSDILCNYIVSKNMSLIKKTIKAHPNLINEKNRDGLTPLHYACDRGFLDIVKFLIKAGANINEEDSFGDSVLHIAAYSGKMEIIKFLINAGVNIHKKNADGLTYDAILSQL, encoded by the coding sequence atgctTCTTCCAGTACGTAAATCATTTTACTTTTTCAACATTGCCTCAATAATAGCTATAATATATGCattgaataaatataatagagAGAATGATGGtgaaattgtaaaaaaattgaaaaatataaaagagtGGCTAATTAAAGAAGggataatattatatagaaaatatagattattaaaaattcccaaaattaataaaaatgtaataataaatatgagtGATAAAGAATTAGAAGAAAAATTTGCTCAAGCATGTAATGATGTTAAAATAATTCAAGGCAAATTAAAATTCGAGCAatggatatatttatatggattatacaaacaaataatatcaggagatataaaaaatgatagcAAATTTTCATTAAGTTCTAATGATGAAATGGTTAAGATAGAGCAAATGAATGCTTGGAAAAATTGTTATGGGGTTAGTAAAAAGgtttgtaaatatttatatgtaaaatattataatgaattatttCCAAAAGGTGTCGAAAATTTAAATACAGATGCTAATTTTCAaatagatttaaaaaaaaatataagcaaAATGAAACCTTTGACAGATCGATTTTTTGGTAGCAATCATTCAATTCCAAAAAGCTCGGAAGATAGTTTATCTGATATATTATGTAATTATATTGTTTCAAAGAATATGTCactaattaaaaaaacaatcaAAGCACAtccaaatttaataaatgaaaaaaacagAGACGGATTAACACCATTACATTATGCATGTGATAGAGGATTTCTAGATAttgttaaatttttaataaaagcTGGtgcaaatataaatgaagaaGATTCTTTTGGAGATTCAGTATTGCATATAGCTGCTTATTCTGgtaaaatggaaataattaaatttttaataaatgcaGGTGTAAATatccataaaaaaaatgcagatGGGTTAACTTATGATGCAATTCTTAGTCAGTTATAA
- a CDS encoding actin-related protein 2/3 complex subunit 1, putative, with amino-acid sequence MIEYLKCNCIKYSIPDEEYNIPIKLSPNKKEMLIAVVNVKNNIVLYKIINTEIIYFDILYTGSRNKIIGLEWSAKNELLVVTIDMKCIIFKKNQKEKWECTNVNIPTEELPTCICWHPHANTFAIGFSSGAIFICSLKEKQKWVIKKVENHTGSILFLDWSSSGYILSTSSLDSTSLLIYTPNIVDEEIHNNENLKKFEECIAERNFKNNDIINKIECTGYILCHSSFSLSNEKVAIIASSFDNSCKKQKIIISDFLKSPTNIQSVTWVGQTLQKCLFLDNERLLVYGYEVFPIIIECINNEWIISRVVLPEFIIKNLSVDFFYDKKSIKDIEKTCNELNGNEIIGEIVAHSNSILQLSMLETCEDMKSGKFATVSGDFNVVIWNYNL; translated from the exons atgattgaatatttaaaatgtaattgtataaaatattccATTCCCGATGAAGAATATAATATACCAATAAAATTGTCACCTAATAAAAAGGAAATGTTAATAGCTGTTGTTAATGTAAAAAACAACATAGttctatataaaataattaataccgaaattatttattttgatattcTATATACCGGT AgtagaaataaaattataggGCTTGAATGGTCAGCAAAAAATGAATTGCTTGTAGTTACTATTGACATGAaatgtatcatatttaaaaaaaatcaaaaagaaaaatggGAATGTACTAATGTTAATATACCAACAGAAGAATTACCAACATGCATTTGTTGGCACCCACATGCCAACACATTCGCAATTGGCTTTTCATCTGGggctatatttatttgttcattaaaagaaaaacaaaaatgggttataaaaaaagttgAAAATCATACTGGGAGTATTCTATTCTTAGATTGGAGCTCGTCTG GTTACATATTGTCTACTAGCTCTTTGGATTCAacatcattattaatatacacaCCAAATATTGTGGATGAAGAAATTCATAATAACGAAAATTTAAA AAAATTTGAGGAATGTATCGCAGAaagaaattttaaaaataatgacataataaataag ATTGAATGTACAGGATATATTTTATGCCACAGTTCGTTTTCTTTATCAAATGAAAAAGTAGCAATAATTG ctagCAGTTTTGATAATAGCTGtaaaaagcaaaaaataataatttcggATTTTTTAAAATCCCCAACTAATATTCAATCCGTTACGTGGGTTGGTCAGACACTACAAAAATGTTTGTTCTTGGATAATGAAAGATTATTAGTC tatGGCTATGAGGTGTTTCCAATTATTATAGAATGTATAAATAACGAATGGATTATTTCTCGAGTTGTACTCCCCGagtttattattaaaaatttaagtgTGGactttttttatgataaaaaaagcATTAAGGATATAGAAAAGACATGTAATGAACTGAATGGTAATGAAATTATTGGAGAAATTGTTGCACATTCTAATAGCATTTTACAACTGTCTATGTTGGAGACATGTGAAGATATGAAAAGTGGAAAGTTTGCAACAGTGTCAGGCGATTTTAATGTTGTTATTTggaattataatttataa
- a CDS encoding myosin light chain B, putative, giving the protein MIQNLYTPQNNKIKNYNEKKTTSLFRNNAVSFYNDVNTEAIFLLDRATQPINYKMIKNDCVLFKEGNKIQHTKKEKEFDKITQIVNDADYLNSLKSKIHTTDIEKITKPLGIYCSNEKSNSLGAKDNDVIYKNKYESLKKEYDNLKERMDIKIDLELIKAGAFYNKEDIHDILRLIKKYQSRIKEKKDIIDTQNNVIEKIMEQTKLNRNKFVVEKKKNEDMTKICNSYYRQSKKNQMKMKMLKYSFLEYKMALENIVSCCEQIGGDKIILMDAIKSAKTQTDLSIATEMLNIKKIKELEMSICYCEHHINYLNEELNLKLQELKNETKEKKEAQNEIYSYKKELTKNNNMIIKILEFYHQMMVTMEKIIYDNDNNNKYKPDFIKDKKKYNELVKKILESNKELKSGNDKLFLSNNVFKGKLKNHKEFLTKHMNEDNKNKHKEDVNKISNLANQINETKNINKSETEIIPKENNSTNENEPKNNIDVNVELEKIEKIQQLIKDKNIDKLKFEDCLDIMYKSNIVLTRNKMEELKEMGSIGANEFVTFIKPFIINEEEALKNMITFFEIWDVKKTGYMHKDLFMPILKYFGDHLSDQEIDYLQKEINLLNEANISYADILKKWIYGKDQQI; this is encoded by the exons ATGatacaaaatttatataccccccaaaacaataaaattaaaaattataatgaaaaaaaaactacGTCCCTTTTCCGAAATAACGCAGTGTCTTTTTACAATGATGTCAATACCGAAGCAATCTTTTTATTA GATAGAGCAACTCAACCAATAAACTATAAgat GATAAAAAATGATTGTGTTTTATTCAAAGAAGGGAACAAAATTCAAcatacaaaaaaagaaaag GAATTTGACAAAATAACCCAAATTGTAAATGATGCCGATTATTTAAATTCtttaaaaagtaaaatacACACAACCGACattgaaaaaattacaaaaccATTAGGAATATATTGCTCAAATGAAAAATCGAATAGCCTTGg AGCAAAAGATAATGAtgtaatttataaaaataaatatgaatccCTTAAAAAGGAGTATGACAATCTTAAGGAAAGAATGGACATCAAGATTGACCTTGAACTTATTAAG GCAGGAGCCTTTTACAACAAAGAAGACATACATGATATTCTTCGtctgataaaaaaatatcaatctAGAATTAAAGAAAAGAAAGATATTATAGACACTCAAAACAATGTTATAGAAAAGATAATGGAGCAAac CAAACTAAATCGAAATAAGTTTGtcgttgaaaaaaaaaaaaatgaagatatgACGAAGATTTGCAATTCCTATTACCGCCAAAG CAAAAAAAACCAAATGAAGATGAAAATGTTGAAATATTCATTTCTTGAATATAAAATGGCCCTGGAAAATATCGTCTCATGTTGTGAACAAATTGGG gGAGACAAAATCATTTTAATGGATGCAATCAAATCCGCCAAAACACAAACAGACTTATCCATTGCAACTGAAATGCTAAACAT aaaaaaaattaaggaGCTCGAAATGAGCATATGCTATTGTGAACATCATATAAAT TATTTAAATGAAGAATTGAATCTAAAACTACAAGAAttgaaaaatgaaacaaaagaaaagaaagaagctcaaaatgaaatatattcatataaaaaggaactaacaaaaaataataatatgataatcaaa ATTTTGGAATTTTACCATCAAATGATGGTGACCatggaaaaaattatatatgacaatgataacaataataaGTATAAGCCTGATTTTATCAAAGACAAAAAGAAG TACAACGAACTGGTTAAAAAGATTCTCGAAAGTAATAAAGAATTGAAGAGTGGCaatgataaattatttttatcaaataatgTGTTTAAAGGAAAATTAAAGAATCATAAAGAATTTTTAACGAAGCATATGaatgaagataataaaaataaacacaaAGAagatgttaataaaatttcaaaCTTGGCAAATCAAATAAATGAgacgaaaaatataaataaatctgAAACGGAAATAATaccaaaagaaaataattctactaatgaaaatgaaccaaaaaataatatagatgtAAATGTAGAGTTGGagaaaatagaaaaaatacaaCAACTTATAAAGGATAAAAAT atCGATAAATTAAAGTTTGAGGATTGTTTAGACATTATGTACAAATCG aatatcGTATTAACACGTAATAAAATGGAGGAATTAAAAGAAATGGGATCAATAGGTGCAAATGAGTTTGTAACTTTTATTAAGccatttattataaatgaagaagaagctttaaaaaatatgataactTTTTTTGAAATTTGGGACGTTAAG AAAACCGGATATATGCATAAGGATTTGTTTATGCCCATACTAAAATATTTTGGTGATCATTTGAGTGACCAAGAAATAGACTATTTACAAAA AGAGATAAACTTGTTGAACGAAGCCAACATTTCCTATGCGGATATACTgaaaaa gtGGATATATGGAAAAGACCAACAGATTTAA
- a CDS encoding insulinase: MVHDYVRINKIELEHGLCVEEYYSKRSGLRIILNKINSPKIYGYFTLLTEAENDEGLPHTLEHLIFLGSNLYPYKGLLDALAYKCLSEGTNAWTSIDHTCYTIETVGIEGFTNILPIYLDFILNPTLEDNMFLSEIHHFSEEGHNGVVYSEMKSIENDCDNIVERTLLNNLYPNKKSGYRFETGGTLDGLRKTNNNRVKEYLKKFYKFNNFASIIFGNFDNDTILNIIYEFETYHLNLHPEQARQNDNSLNLENKNCDKNNTNKINDIDIFLRDIQNINRPWNNKENVEKQNKSNIVKKYYPCNNLNNGQVSVAWRGCNWNDFKTKLALNLFGNYLTDLTTSPISKKLLEDKENTFCSSLDFSIEDLKENYFVIDIYDVVHKFKECKHDEKRDQVETDGNNSKMEIVGEITRKCIKEVYDNPLNMNRLKNIIIRSYLQHLKDLETIPQYLLIELIIKYFIYGRNVTDLENSLNLKNIYLELLEEPELYWKNLIQIYFLNNNYVEVRCYPSYKKAKEIERFEKELIKKEQDKYGIDKLNEMVKQINEIKEGIKKKPPQDALNIVDFSKAKNVVIDGITVFRNFESIQREGKQGEQGEAGQSEAGQSEAGQNDAGQILSQIDGSMQKVAFPVQLSQIESNFVSLNLLINCNNIDNELKKYLPLFSYLIFETDVEVNNEIIKCENFLEELIKYSISYDSNYSLGGNAKGFKSGCLGNLLCIQIVGLVENYEKLFDLLFLSIFKINLSLERLEIILKSEYQNLLQKKTQPKTLILNIEYFLRYLQNSNAGIISIGQQELILQTIKDKNNLEDLLSKLNTLKNQLFKITNFVLTIDANFFKIDNIFSWYNKWFTDVDKTQSLANFVNPANFVKFPYIDIFDFGKNQESLAKNSSSKYLAPQAHRPSLSESAKSEKGEKGEKGGENDKLANFAKFEKGKGDVRASSKSKKYVSLGTCVHQSLFKYLNIEFEKENKDYKKNVVNDKVYNAIMCGIKSTDVSYLNLTVKTESGYTSDEYPCLLILREFFSMTEGPLYNIIRGGGYAYECGLNYNPILGELTLRIYRSSDIINALIEALKILEYYCQYEMKENELHLAKNSAYYTIFNNQEISSDRASQTVYLSLKNLDLNFYEHLLVDIESVTTSQLLKICKKYISKIVNFKIDKNNAIDGSTLSIITSEEKVESIKSNLKDKINLGIINKLSISQLFHLLQTYDINSALHYSPNLYDSIDNQFKENIQSDENYSNSENCSQSSYSSSQSDSSFCCDDDSYPGHSDA; encoded by the coding sequence ATGGTACACGATTATgtaagaataaataaaattgagTTGGAACATGGGTTATGTGTTGAAGAGTATTACTCAAAAAGGTCAGGattaagaataatattaaataaaataaatagtcCGAAAATATATGGATATTTTACATTATTGACAGAAGCAGAAAATGATGAAGGATTACCACATACATTAGAACACTTAATATTTTTAGGAAGTAATCTATATCCATATAAAGGTTTATTAGATGCTTTAGCATATAAATGTTTATCAGAAGGAACAAATGCATGGACCAGTATTGATCATACATGTTATACAATTGAAACTGTAGGTATTGAAGGGTTTACTAATATTTTGCCAATATATTtagattttattttaaaccCAACACTTGAAgataatatgtttttatcaGAAATTCATCATTTTTCTGAAGAAGGTCATAATGGTGTTGTTTATTCAGAAATGAAATCGATTGAAAATGATTGTGATAATATTGTAGAAAGaacattattaaataatttatatccaaataaaaaaagtggaTATCGATTTGAAACTGGTGGTACTTTAGATGGTTTGcgtaaaacaaataataatagagtaaaagaatatttaaaaaaattttataaatttaataattttgcaTCTATTATTTTTGGAAATTTTGATAATGATACAAtcttaaatataatttatgaattTGAAAcatatcatttaaatttacATCCTGAACAAGCAAGGCAAAATGATAATTCtttaaatttagaaaataaaaattgtgataaaaataatactaataaaataaatgatatagatatatttcttagagatattcaaaatataaatagaccatggaataataaagaaaatgttgaaaaacaaaataaatcaaatattgtaaaaaaatattatccatgtaataatttgaataatgGTCAAGTTAGTGTAGCATGGAGAGGATGTAATTGGAATGATTTTAAAACAAAGCTAGCTCTTAATTTGTTTGGAAATTATTTAACAGATTTAACAACTTCCCCAAttagtaaaaaattattagaaGATAAAGAGAATACATTTTGTAGTAGTCTAGATTTTTCTATTGAAGATTTGAAAGAGAATTATTTTGTGATCGATATTTATGATGTTGTTCATAAGTTTAAGGAATGCAAACATGATGAAAAAAGAGACCAAGTTGAAACGGATGGAAATAACTCTAAAATGGAAATAGTAGGAGAAATAACAAGGAAATGTATTAAAGAAGTATATGATAATCCGTTAAATATGAAtagattaaaaaatataataattagaTCTTATTTGCAACATTTAAAAGATTTAGAAACTATTCCACAATATTTGCTAATtgaattaattataaaatattttatttatggtAGAAATGTAACAGATTTAGAAAATTCATTGAAtctgaaaaatatatatttagaattATTGGAAGAACCAGAATTATATTGGAAAAatttaatacaaatttattttttaaataataattatgtagAAGTAAGATGTTATCCTAGTTATAAAAAAGCAAAAGAAATCGAACGTTTTGAAAAGGAATTAATAAAGAAAGAGCAAGACAAATATGGAATAGATAAGTTAAATGAAATGGTAAAACAAATAAACGAAATAAAAGAaggtattaaaaaaaagccACCTCAAGATGCTTTAAATATTGTAGATTTTTCGAAAGCAAAAAATGTAGTAATTGATGGGATCACCGTATTCAGAAATTTTGAGTCCATCCAAAGGGAAGGCAAACAAGGCGAACAAGGCGAAGCAGGACAAAGCGAAGCAGGACAAAGCGAAGCAGGACAAAATGACGCCGGACAAATTCTGAGCCAAATTGATGGGAGCATGCAAAAAGTGGCATTTCCGGTGCAGCTAAGTCAAATAGAATCCAATTTTGTTTCTCtaaatttgttaattaaTTGTAACAATATtgataatgaattaaaaaaatacttgCCTTTATTTAGctatttaatttttgaaaCAGATGTAGAagtaaataatgaaattataaaatgtgaaaattttttagaagaattaataaaatatagtattAGTTATGATAGTAATTATAGTTTAGGAGGGAATGCAAAAGGGTTTAAATCAGGATGTTTAGGAAATTTATTATGTATTCAAATTGTTGGGTTAGtagaaaattatgaaaaattatttgatttattatttttatcaatatttaaaataaactTATCATTAGAAAGATTAGAAATTATTCTAAAATCAGAATATCAGAATctgttacaaaaaaaaacacaaccCAAAACTTTGATTTTAAATatagaatattttttaagatatttacaaaatagtAATGCTGGAATTATTTCTATTGGGCAACAAGAATTAATTTTACAAACcataaaagataaaaataatttagaagatttattatcaaaattgAATACATTGAAAAAtcaattatttaaaataaccAATTTTGTATTAACTATAGATGCaaacttttttaaaattgaCAATATCTTCTCATGGTATAATAAATGGTTTACAGATGTAGACAAGACACAATCTCTCGCCAATTTTGTAAATCCCGccaattttgtaaaattccCATATATTGATATTTTTGACTTTGGAAAAAATCAAGAAAGCCTTGCAAAAAATTCGAGTTCGAAATATTTGGCTCCCCAAGCTCACCGCCCCAGTCTTTCCGAATCGGCCAAGTCTGAAAAAGGTGAAAAAGGTGAAAAAGGTGGCGAAAATGACAAATTGGCCAACTTTGCCAAGTTTGAAAAAGGTAAGGGTGACGTGCGGGCAAGCTCGAAAAGCAAAAAATATGTCTCCCTCGGAACGTGCGTGCATCAAAGtttattcaaatatttaaacatagaatttgaaaaagaaaataaagattataaaaaaaatgtagtaAATGATAAAGTATACAATGCAATAATGTGTGGAATAAAAAGTACAGATGTttcatatttaaatttaacaGTAAAAACAGAATCAGGATATACATCTGATGAATATCCATGTTTACTTATTTTAAGAgaatttttttcaatgaCAGAAGGaccattatataatataattcgAGGAGGTGGATATGCTTATGAATGTGGGTTAAATTATAATCCAATATTAGGTGAGCTAACATTACGTATCTATAGATCTAGTGATATTATAAATGCATTAATAGAagctttaaaaatattagaatATTATTGCCAATATGAAatgaaagaaaatgaattacATCTAGCCAAAAATAGTGCTTACTAtacaatatttaataatcaGGAAATTAGCTCAGATAGAGCCTCACAAACTGTTTATTTaagtttaaaaaatttagatttaaatttttatgaacatTTATTGGTAGATATAGAATCTGTTACAACTAGCcaacttttaaaaatatgtaaaaaatatatcagtaaaattgttaattttaaaatagataaaaataatgcaaTTGATGGATCAACTTTATCAATTATTACATCAGAAGAAAAAGTAGAATCAATCAAATCaaatttaaaagataaaataaatttaggaattattaataaattatctaTTTCACaactttttcatttattacaAACTTATGATATTAATTCAGCTCTTCATTATTCTCCAAATTTATATGACTCTATAGACAATCaatttaaagaaaatattcaaagtgatgaaaattattcaaattcAGAAAATTGTTCTCAATCATCTTATTCTTCTTCTCAATCAGACTCCTCATTTTGCTGTGATGACGATTCTTACCCCGGACATTCTGATGCATAG